The Aequorivita sublithincola DSM 14238 genome window below encodes:
- a CDS encoding toxin-antitoxin system YwqK family antitoxin yields MRFKNSFHYSLFFILALFATMASAQPGDYPPQQRNGDTIWKNNKMFVFNAAKETIEISETKNGKKHGVQKLFYPKGILSSVIHFKNGEKNGRYWLYNPTGNLREKGKFKNGLNINKKKTYDASGILLRNEIYIIETNEEGKKVSVLDGRIKYYYNNGNISQDYYYKKGKRDGVLKEYNRNKTNSLKSEVYYKNDLPHGAYTHYYYDGNLERKGIYYQKIKVNDTILKNVYDGEIINNQPNGVRQRVEHWKNFMKNGTVESFTSRTGELYKRENYTNNLKDGIEERWDNTGKLNYQAYFEIAEVDNKLVSQQTGTETTWQDGALKKTAEWKNGLLNGVLNIYYSNGQLEKTMIYKDGVLDGKLQSFYNNGALHQDFNYQSNGKDSEYIGWNKTYDENGNLSHTFYAKGDGANIIGQSFENGFTKNINVIGVFKLDFFPEQKLASLLWMMNSSHPLYGYDFFSNQKPRRIHFIAEDNYQMQTASLTQNGDVIQVLTNGTFEEENQESLKKTAIKIERKSNPEWFNEDLIINPKTQGKYKWKYADGSPFFSIEFDKGLPHGKWTVYDAVSNDTIIHYEFEHGKPVGNWVKKKSGGILITSQKYYPNHNIKEAYQYDEFGTLIELYKNDSLGKNHLHLAYYPNGKLKEMQNYSNNTSLQLAATGDTLSSNLLRIKTDSIRISKSFYSENRLRNHREINLRTGMGEGRAYFENGQMRTFHEMKNDEPNGVYELYDETGKLLTRGHFKERKRDGEWINFDADGKEEILHYKDGEIIIIAEDEDDCACYDRSLPNEKIRFAQTLSSISNYQKISAYFPEYIIPFEGFNYEKIFFINFRSDNDQSAGYSGMKLLLFEEFSFYLPLAKHIKINLNPCKTDGYISNFDANFNYNVKTKKTFWVNLNTNRIAISLENSPLKNASNNQEFTGYFDTKSVNLKEEKLEIDYAADKNACFTTGIIKDFLEVEVIKAEPRIEPQLEYWYPRIKDFPLIKNEIDKFYGFEITEANLKFDYSNNGKNIKLNATTTEMLAGSNFVAAEIEIDGKKADGNNFIPKNSNETINLEDLKRFLESKDFYRIRINFSEEKQKLILQFYTEK; encoded by the coding sequence ATGCGCTTTAAGAACTCCTTTCATTATTCCCTTTTCTTTATTCTTGCTCTTTTTGCAACGATGGCTTCTGCGCAACCGGGAGATTATCCACCTCAGCAACGCAACGGTGATACAATTTGGAAGAACAATAAAATGTTCGTTTTTAATGCCGCTAAAGAGACAATTGAAATAAGTGAAACCAAAAACGGAAAGAAACACGGAGTTCAAAAATTATTCTATCCAAAAGGTATTTTGAGCTCTGTTATTCATTTTAAAAACGGTGAAAAAAATGGCCGATATTGGCTTTATAATCCCACCGGAAATCTCAGGGAAAAAGGAAAGTTCAAAAACGGGCTCAATATAAATAAAAAGAAAACTTATGACGCCAGCGGAATCTTGCTGCGTAATGAAATCTATATTATAGAAACCAACGAAGAAGGAAAAAAGGTATCGGTTTTGGACGGGCGAATAAAATATTACTACAATAACGGTAACATTTCACAAGATTATTATTATAAAAAAGGAAAGCGGGATGGCGTTTTAAAAGAATACAACAGGAACAAAACCAATAGTTTAAAATCAGAGGTTTACTATAAAAACGATTTACCACATGGCGCCTACACACATTATTATTACGACGGAAATCTCGAAAGAAAAGGTATTTATTATCAGAAAATTAAGGTGAATGACACCATTCTGAAAAATGTATATGACGGCGAAATAATAAATAACCAACCAAATGGAGTGAGACAACGTGTGGAACACTGGAAAAACTTCATGAAAAATGGTACAGTAGAATCGTTTACATCTCGAACAGGAGAATTATACAAAAGAGAAAATTACACAAACAACCTAAAAGATGGCATTGAAGAGCGTTGGGACAATACAGGCAAATTAAATTATCAAGCATATTTTGAAATTGCGGAAGTGGACAATAAACTTGTTTCCCAGCAAACGGGTACAGAAACAACCTGGCAGGATGGTGCATTGAAAAAAACAGCCGAATGGAAAAACGGACTGTTAAACGGGGTTCTTAATATTTATTATTCCAATGGACAACTTGAAAAGACAATGATTTATAAAGATGGAGTGCTCGACGGAAAACTTCAAAGTTTTTATAATAACGGCGCTCTTCACCAAGATTTCAATTATCAATCCAATGGAAAAGATTCTGAGTATATAGGATGGAATAAAACCTATGACGAAAATGGAAATCTATCGCATACCTTTTATGCCAAAGGCGATGGTGCTAATATTATTGGGCAGAGTTTTGAAAACGGATTTACAAAAAATATAAATGTAATTGGCGTTTTTAAGCTTGACTTTTTCCCAGAACAAAAACTGGCTTCGTTGCTTTGGATGATGAATTCTTCCCATCCGTTATATGGTTATGATTTTTTCAGCAACCAGAAACCTAGAAGAATTCACTTCATAGCTGAAGACAATTATCAAATGCAAACTGCAAGTCTCACTCAAAATGGAGATGTTATTCAAGTACTGACTAATGGTACGTTTGAAGAAGAAAATCAAGAAAGCCTCAAAAAAACGGCAATCAAAATTGAAAGAAAATCCAATCCCGAATGGTTCAACGAAGACTTGATTATCAATCCTAAAACCCAAGGAAAGTATAAATGGAAATACGCAGATGGCAGTCCTTTTTTCAGTATTGAATTTGATAAAGGTTTGCCACACGGAAAATGGACGGTTTACGATGCAGTTTCCAATGACACAATTATACATTATGAATTTGAGCACGGAAAACCGGTCGGAAATTGGGTGAAAAAGAAATCTGGAGGAATTTTAATCACCAGCCAAAAGTATTATCCAAATCACAATATAAAAGAAGCATATCAATATGATGAATTCGGCACGTTGATAGAACTGTATAAAAACGATTCTCTGGGTAAAAACCACTTGCATCTTGCCTATTATCCCAACGGGAAATTAAAGGAAATGCAGAATTACAGCAACAACACATCTCTTCAGCTAGCGGCTACTGGCGATACGCTTTCTAGCAATTTGCTGCGTATTAAAACAGATTCCATTCGCATTTCGAAAAGTTTTTATTCGGAAAATAGATTGAGAAACCATAGAGAAATAAATCTTCGCACAGGAATGGGCGAAGGAAGAGCCTATTTTGAAAACGGGCAAATGCGAACTTTTCACGAAATGAAAAACGACGAACCAAACGGAGTTTACGAACTCTATGATGAAACAGGAAAGTTGCTCACCCGAGGCCATTTTAAAGAGCGCAAACGCGATGGAGAATGGATCAACTTTGACGCCGATGGAAAAGAGGAAATTTTACATTATAAAGATGGTGAAATTATAATAATCGCAGAAGATGAAGACGATTGCGCCTGTTACGACAGATCCTTACCCAACGAGAAAATCAGGTTTGCCCAAACGCTTTCTTCGATAAGCAATTATCAAAAAATATCTGCATATTTCCCAGAATACATTATTCCTTTTGAAGGTTTTAACTACGAGAAAATATTCTTTATCAATTTTCGGTCAGACAATGATCAAAGCGCGGGATATTCAGGTATGAAATTACTTTTATTTGAAGAATTCTCTTTCTATCTGCCGCTTGCCAAACACATTAAAATCAATCTCAATCCGTGTAAAACCGATGGTTATATCAGTAATTTCGATGCAAATTTTAACTATAATGTCAAGACCAAAAAAACATTTTGGGTAAATCTAAACACCAATCGAATAGCAATTAGTCTTGAAAATAGTCCTTTGAAAAACGCTTCAAACAATCAAGAATTTACGGGCTACTTTGATACCAAATCCGTTAATCTGAAAGAAGAGAAGTTGGAAATTGATTATGCTGCCGATAAAAATGCTTGTTTTACTACTGGCATTATTAAAGATTTTCTTGAAGTGGAAGTTATAAAAGCCGAACCGAGAATCGAGCCACAATTAGAATATTGGTATCCCCGAATCAAAGATTTCCCCTTGATAAAAAACGAAATAGACAAGTTTTATGGTTTTGAGATTACGGAGGCCAATCTAAAATTTGATTATTCGAACAATGGAAAAAACATCAAATTGAATGCAACAACCACTGAAATGCTCGCTGGTTCAAATTTTGTGGCTGCTGAAATAGAGATTGATGGCAAAAAAGCTGATGGAAATAATTTCATTCCAAAAAACTCCAATGAAACTATTAATCTCGAAGATTTAAAACGCTTCTTGGAAAGTAAAGATTTTTATAGAATTCGAATTAATTTCAGTGAAGAAAAACAAAAACTAATCCTTCAGTTTTACACAGAAAAATAA
- a CDS encoding RluA family pseudouridine synthase yields the protein MGIFQAAITKSALKKVLKKQYITVNGVVASSATFINGGECISLSIDEEVSPKKKLIFPLKVLFEDDYLAVIHKPAGILVSGNRFKTIANALAQNLKRSKLPDAAIPKPVHRLDFATTGILLVGKTSGSIRALNKLFENRAVKKTYCAVTIGETKEQGEINSEIDGKQSQSKYTLCESVLSERFGKLNLVKLEPQTGRRHQLRKHLAAIGNPILGDKDYGIENLILNGKGLYLHAYSLKFIHPFTDEEICLKDELPQRFRKLFHYRD from the coding sequence GTGGGTATTTTTCAGGCAGCTATAACAAAATCAGCATTAAAGAAGGTTTTAAAGAAACAGTACATTACGGTTAATGGGGTTGTTGCTAGTTCGGCTACTTTTATAAATGGGGGAGAATGTATTAGTTTATCTATTGATGAAGAAGTGAGCCCTAAGAAGAAACTAATCTTTCCACTTAAAGTATTATTTGAAGACGATTACCTAGCGGTAATTCATAAACCTGCTGGTATTTTGGTTAGCGGCAATAGATTTAAAACCATTGCCAATGCTTTAGCTCAAAACCTAAAAAGAAGCAAGCTCCCTGATGCCGCAATCCCAAAACCTGTTCACCGATTAGATTTTGCCACCACGGGTATTTTATTGGTTGGAAAAACGAGCGGTAGCATTCGTGCGTTAAATAAATTATTTGAAAATAGGGCCGTTAAAAAAACCTATTGTGCGGTTACTATTGGTGAAACGAAGGAGCAGGGAGAAATCAATTCAGAAATTGATGGCAAGCAATCACAATCTAAGTATACGCTTTGCGAATCTGTGCTTTCAGAAAGATTCGGGAAACTTAACTTGGTAAAATTGGAACCCCAAACAGGAAGAAGACATCAATTGCGCAAACATCTCGCTGCTATTGGAAACCCCATATTAGGAGATAAAGACTACGGAATTGAAAACCTAATTTTAAACGGTAAAGGCTTGTATTTGCACGCCTATTCTTTAAAATTTATACATCCTTTTACGGATGAAGAAATCTGTTTAAAAGATGAATTACCGCAAAGGTTTAGGAAGCTGTTTCATTACAGAGACTAA
- a CDS encoding DUF6624 domain-containing protein → MKYISLLLCFFITTSLFSQTSSQYETPTKQQLDSLTTKLETLFMKDQTFRRIYIEAENKLGADSDAYEYFWEVVEAQDKVLEKELIDILDKYGWLGISQVGRLANGTQWSVLQHGTVASKEKYAPLLKASVLNNESQAIHYARLIDRMLLNSDRLQLYGTQINYATHTPTFYELKDPEFVDKRRNELGLDSIEEFARSNKIEWSIKQKQ, encoded by the coding sequence ATGAAATATATAAGCCTGCTGTTGTGTTTTTTTATAACAACTTCTTTGTTTTCGCAAACAAGTTCACAATATGAAACACCCACCAAACAACAATTAGATTCCTTAACAACTAAATTAGAAACGCTGTTTATGAAAGACCAAACTTTTAGACGCATCTATATTGAGGCAGAAAATAAGCTAGGAGCAGATTCAGATGCTTATGAATATTTTTGGGAAGTAGTGGAGGCTCAAGACAAGGTTCTTGAAAAGGAACTCATTGACATTTTAGATAAATATGGCTGGTTGGGAATCTCACAAGTTGGCAGATTAGCAAACGGAACTCAATGGAGTGTGCTACAACACGGTACTGTTGCATCTAAAGAAAAATATGCACCATTATTAAAAGCATCTGTATTAAATAATGAATCTCAAGCAATCCATTATGCTAGGCTTATAGATAGAATGCTTTTAAACTCTGACAGGCTTCAATTGTACGGCACTCAAATTAATTATGCTACTCATACACCTACTTTTTACGAGCTGAAAGATCCTGAGTTTGTCGATAAAAGAAGAAATGAACTTGGACTTGATTCGATAGAAGAATTTGCGAGATCGAACAAAATTGAATGGAGTATAAAACAAAAGCAATGA
- a CDS encoding nuclear transport factor 2 family protein — MEYKTKAMKVLYLLLFIKISSFSFAQNNKYFRQLRYNHVSPYVHIVGTLPIDSNIASETSHYFFKYDKSNRLTEIINHHYHTEKVHPLASLGVYKVVFNYEDGKETSTFYDPNNNRVTNDRGVYKEVYLVAENGLRKQLNFYDLDNKPMESNWEITEYQWQQSRKYIIERRYNLKGNPVTVSPYFKFGNTGILLDQNGAPRGHYNLDATLEVTENEDGLASYQDTYDEIGNHIKYSYHNKMDALTMNQWNFAVGEKKYDTLGNFIALTLLDDMENLIITREINSNVSIKTSAIASREDSLEIKKQSLGYLLALQQLKPELMDAVLNDRLNKITIDYDRKEKKQYGIATSKKQMIKYAQSWNKSGTKFPLNPKNELEILDIYNRIATVKLVSDNWVEYLQLIKLDSKWEIMNIIWQYRDIGMYRE, encoded by the coding sequence ATGGAGTATAAAACAAAAGCAATGAAAGTTTTATATCTTTTACTATTCATAAAAATCAGTAGTTTCTCTTTTGCCCAAAACAATAAATATTTTAGGCAATTAAGATATAACCACGTTTCTCCCTACGTTCACATTGTAGGTACTCTTCCTATAGATAGCAATATTGCCAGTGAAACGTCTCATTATTTTTTCAAATATGATAAATCTAATAGGTTAACAGAAATTATCAATCACCATTATCATACTGAAAAAGTGCATCCATTAGCTTCTTTGGGAGTTTATAAAGTTGTGTTCAACTATGAAGATGGAAAAGAAACAAGCACTTTTTATGACCCAAATAATAATAGGGTAACTAATGACAGAGGCGTTTATAAAGAAGTTTACTTAGTAGCTGAAAATGGGTTAAGAAAGCAATTAAATTTTTACGATTTAGACAATAAACCAATGGAATCTAATTGGGAAATTACAGAATATCAATGGCAGCAATCAAGGAAATATATTATTGAGAGAAGGTATAATTTAAAAGGAAACCCAGTAACCGTATCGCCTTATTTCAAATTTGGTAATACTGGAATTCTATTAGATCAAAATGGAGCACCTAGAGGACATTATAATTTAGATGCAACACTAGAAGTAACAGAAAATGAAGATGGATTGGCATCCTATCAAGATACCTATGACGAAATAGGAAATCATATAAAATATAGCTATCACAATAAAATGGATGCATTAACTATGAATCAATGGAACTTTGCTGTTGGTGAAAAGAAATATGATACGCTTGGAAATTTTATAGCACTTACATTATTGGACGATATGGAAAACTTGATAATTACTCGTGAAATAAATTCTAATGTTTCAATAAAAACAAGTGCAATAGCTTCCAGAGAGGATTCGTTAGAAATAAAAAAACAATCATTAGGTTATTTATTGGCGCTTCAACAGTTAAAGCCAGAACTTATGGATGCTGTTTTAAACGACAGGTTAAACAAAATAACCATAGACTACGACAGAAAAGAAAAGAAACAATATGGAATAGCCACGAGCAAAAAGCAAATGATTAAATATGCTCAAAGCTGGAATAAATCGGGCACTAAATTTCCATTAAATCCAAAGAATGAACTTGAAATACTAGACATTTACAATCGTATTGCAACCGTAAAATTAGTTTCCGATAATTGGGTGGAATATTTACAGCTAATCAAATTAGACAGTAAGTGGGAAATAATGAATATAATTTGGCAGTACAGAGATATAGGAATGTATAGGGAATAA
- a CDS encoding class I SAM-dependent methyltransferase, whose protein sequence is MAKKPKTPWPTKLAMEQVYEKKLWGGNQTDFYSGEGSHHPEIVNPYIDAVTAFLTSFKNKLTVCDLGCGDFNVGNQLVTHTKKYVAVDIVPSLIARNNETFKAENLEFQCLDIAVANLPTGDCAILRQVLQHLSNTEIQSIVNKLAAYKYVILTEHTPQDNFIPNKDIISGQGNRLKVQSGVNILASPFKFKVKEETQLSAVVLDDGKGVIVTTLYKIF, encoded by the coding sequence ATGGCGAAAAAACCAAAAACCCCCTGGCCCACAAAACTCGCTATGGAGCAGGTTTATGAAAAGAAACTTTGGGGCGGCAACCAAACTGATTTCTATTCAGGAGAGGGATCGCACCATCCAGAAATAGTAAATCCATATATAGATGCGGTAACAGCATTTTTAACCTCGTTTAAAAATAAGCTAACGGTATGCGATCTAGGCTGCGGCGATTTTAATGTAGGCAATCAATTGGTAACCCATACTAAGAAATATGTTGCAGTAGATATAGTGCCAAGCCTAATAGCCCGCAATAACGAAACATTTAAAGCTGAAAATTTAGAATTCCAGTGTTTGGACATCGCAGTAGCTAATTTGCCTACTGGAGATTGTGCGATACTCAGACAGGTACTTCAACATCTATCAAATACAGAAATACAAAGCATTGTAAACAAGTTAGCTGCTTATAAATATGTTATTCTAACAGAACATACACCCCAAGACAATTTTATTCCTAATAAAGATATTATTTCTGGGCAGGGAAATAGACTAAAAGTGCAAAGTGGCGTAAACATTTTGGCTTCGCCATTTAAATTTAAGGTTAAAGAAGAAACACAATTATCGGCTGTTGTTTTGGATGATGGGAAAGGGGTTATTGTAACTACGCTTTATAAAATATTTTAA
- a CDS encoding proline iminopeptidase-family hydrolase: MKIVITLLCIFSLLINSSCNKVIEKEGYVNVEGGKIWYKIVGEGDGIPLLILHGGPGSRSCDMIPGFSLLAKDRPVIFYDQLGSGNSDRPTDTTLWKTERFVNEIDLLRSALELDELHILGHSCGSTFLIEYMLTKQPKGVKSVIFSSPHISSPDWMADAKILLSQLPISVQDTISKYEALKNYNAPEYLSATDSFYARHLSRKSWHIIPNVECENVPGFNDQIYEYMWGPTEFNITGTLKDFDRTADLDKIIEPILFMTGEYDEARPETMYKYQKLSRNASVEIIDDAAHKTMIDQPEKVYEVISRFLKKVENNK; encoded by the coding sequence ATGAAAATAGTAATTACACTACTGTGTATTTTTTCTCTTTTGATAAATTCATCTTGTAATAAAGTCATTGAAAAGGAAGGTTACGTAAATGTTGAAGGTGGTAAAATATGGTACAAAATTGTGGGGGAAGGTGATGGAATTCCTCTATTAATTCTTCATGGTGGGCCAGGTTCGAGGAGTTGTGATATGATCCCTGGATTCTCTCTATTGGCTAAAGACCGTCCGGTAATATTCTATGACCAACTAGGTTCAGGAAATTCGGATAGACCTACTGATACAACACTTTGGAAAACGGAAAGATTTGTAAATGAAATAGACTTGTTAAGAAGTGCATTGGAATTAGATGAACTACACATATTGGGACATTCTTGTGGGAGCACATTTTTAATAGAATACATGCTTACGAAGCAACCGAAAGGGGTGAAATCTGTAATTTTCTCTAGTCCACATATAAGTAGTCCTGATTGGATGGCAGATGCCAAAATTTTACTTTCTCAACTGCCCATTAGTGTTCAAGACACGATTTCTAAATACGAAGCATTAAAAAATTACAACGCACCTGAGTACCTATCTGCTACTGATTCATTTTATGCTAGACACCTGTCAAGAAAGAGTTGGCATATAATTCCTAATGTAGAATGTGAAAATGTACCCGGTTTTAACGATCAAATCTATGAATATATGTGGGGCCCAACTGAGTTTAATATTACTGGCACCCTTAAGGATTTTGATAGGACAGCTGATTTAGATAAAATCATCGAACCAATACTTTTTATGACGGGTGAATATGATGAAGCAAGACCAGAAACCATGTACAAATATCAAAAATTATCTAGGAATGCAAGTGTTGAAATTATTGACGATGCCGCTCATAAGACAATGATAGACCAACCAGAGAAAGTTTATGAAGTTATAAGTAGGTTTCTTAAGAAGGTTGAAAATAATAAATAA
- a CDS encoding integrase core domain-containing protein encodes MVWKAKTKMEQKVEFIHEWLTQNYTITELCRSFNISRPTAYKLISRYEKMGLSGLIELERAPINHPNRTDQEVADSILKLKNKHMLWGAKKIRILLFKQYPEELIPSVVTVHNILSKNGLVKPQKRSRRVKPVYPIFDPKKCNEVWSADYKGKFLMGNKIYCHPLTIADSKSRFLFTAKGHYKENFISVKQEFTKVFRKYGIPKQIHTDNGSPFGSVAAIQRYTRLSYWFIELGIDPVYSDPARPDQNGQHERMHRDLKAACAKPSSFDLKAQQRSLNRFVKEYNHIRPHEALGMKTPADCHDFSNRPYPEKIPK; translated from the coding sequence ATGGTCTGGAAAGCAAAAACTAAAATGGAACAAAAAGTAGAATTTATTCACGAATGGTTAACTCAAAATTACACCATCACAGAACTTTGTAGGTCATTTAATATATCGCGACCTACCGCTTACAAATTGATTTCTCGGTATGAAAAAATGGGTTTATCTGGCTTAATTGAGCTAGAAAGAGCTCCGATTAACCACCCTAATAGAACCGATCAAGAAGTAGCGGATTCAATTCTAAAATTAAAGAACAAACACATGCTCTGGGGTGCCAAGAAAATCCGCATATTGTTGTTTAAACAGTATCCAGAGGAACTTATCCCAAGTGTGGTCACGGTTCACAACATCCTTTCTAAAAATGGTCTAGTTAAACCTCAAAAACGAAGCAGAAGAGTCAAGCCTGTGTATCCAATTTTCGATCCTAAGAAGTGCAATGAAGTTTGGAGCGCAGACTATAAGGGGAAGTTTTTAATGGGTAATAAAATATACTGTCATCCGCTTACTATTGCCGATTCCAAAAGCAGGTTTTTGTTTACTGCAAAAGGACATTACAAGGAAAATTTTATCTCTGTTAAGCAAGAGTTTACAAAGGTTTTCAGAAAATATGGCATCCCAAAACAGATACATACCGACAACGGAAGTCCCTTTGGATCTGTAGCTGCCATTCAAAGATATACCAGGCTATCTTATTGGTTTATTGAACTGGGAATAGATCCTGTCTATTCCGATCCCGCAAGACCAGATCAGAATGGACAACACGAGCGTATGCACCGTGATTTAAAGGCAGCTTGCGCCAAACCCTCATCATTCGATTTAAAGGCCCAACAACGTAGTTTAAATCGGTTTGTAAAAGAATATAACCACATTAGACCCCACGAAGCTTTAGGAATGAAAACTCCTGCAGATTGCCATGATTTTTCCAACAGGCCATACCCTGAAAAGATCCCAAAATAA
- a CDS encoding DUF4238 domain-containing protein, with the protein MKKEPEFQGQHKIPQVYLKEFGYSIDNECWLSILKYGSKNTEEVKIIDFTKEINIFDLPFKDMEARRHYENLFNTVENRYKTIINNIRNQKQLIELDSDFLNHFVANILCRTNPTRFFIFESLKDETIRKKFINEITLFSDDTEHTEKILKIFKVDYQLNVALGTVMNHFVHVLRNFNKIIITENNGNEWLTTDSPVHIDKQGRNEWLIPVEAEIYLPLSKDFCLFLYHPKSEISTNPLRKLKENKVNKVDFKTYEKISNKIIFDIDEYLILSEKLSNEYNMIKKA; encoded by the coding sequence ATGAAAAAAGAACCCGAATTTCAAGGACAGCATAAAATTCCACAAGTCTATTTGAAAGAATTTGGATATTCGATAGATAATGAATGCTGGCTATCTATTTTAAAATATGGAAGTAAAAATACTGAAGAGGTTAAGATTATAGATTTCACCAAAGAGATAAATATTTTTGACTTACCATTCAAGGATATGGAGGCAAGACGGCATTATGAAAACTTATTTAATACAGTTGAAAATCGCTATAAAACAATCATTAATAATATTCGGAATCAGAAGCAACTTATTGAATTAGATAGCGATTTCTTAAATCATTTCGTAGCAAATATCCTATGTAGAACAAATCCAACAAGATTTTTTATTTTCGAGTCTTTAAAAGACGAAACAATAAGAAAAAAGTTCATTAATGAAATAACGTTGTTCTCAGATGACACAGAACACACAGAAAAAATCTTAAAAATATTCAAAGTTGACTACCAACTTAATGTTGCTTTAGGAACTGTAATGAATCATTTTGTACACGTATTAAGAAATTTCAACAAGATAATTATAACCGAAAATAACGGAAATGAATGGCTGACTACTGATAGTCCAGTTCATATTGACAAACAAGGTCGTAATGAATGGCTAATACCTGTAGAAGCGGAAATTTATCTTCCTCTTTCAAAAGATTTTTGCCTTTTTTTGTATCATCCGAAATCAGAAATTTCAACCAATCCTCTTAGAAAATTAAAGGAAAATAAAGTAAACAAAGTGGATTTTAAAACTTACGAAAAAATATCTAATAAAATTATTTTTGATATTGATGAATACTTAATACTGAGCGAAAAACTAAGCAATGAATATAATATGATAAAAAAAGCCTAA